From candidate division KSB1 bacterium, the proteins below share one genomic window:
- a CDS encoding AMP-binding protein, producing the protein MIVDKICETAKAFSDKTAIIFNEHHIRYGQLDQIIHQLANGLRRAGVQKGDRVALLMPNLPHFVFSYYAIMRGGAIVVPINYMMEDNEFEEALKVVAPRAIIYWAGFKKHLTSYLAKAEPKPILISLGEAHEFAGFNLLELIASFNSDWEAISQEPSETAIIQFTSGVTDPPKGVELSHENLLASVSGTTQLFRFNENDVVAAALPLFFIFSQNFLLNSALSRGCTVVLHPKIDYAQIAQSIDEHHVSVLAGSPQFYDLLLKSAPDSMSGRSLKYCLSSWHPLPAELDERFQQRFGVPLLNCYSITETSGLVAGNHPSLDRKPGSLGLRLPDIDIQVHDESGEPLDPNQVGEIAIQGKVVMKGYWNAAENNQSTIKNGWYYTGDLGQLDEQGNIYLVCKKADVIIKSGFPIYTTEIEQLLLQNPKVKEAVVLPIPHPNHKEDVQAFIALKDNEVATAEEIIEYCRNHMPVYKCPTIVRFFPVLPRTKMGRIFKRKLRELSNHSRH; encoded by the coding sequence ATGATTGTTGATAAAATTTGTGAGACTGCGAAGGCATTTTCAGATAAGACTGCGATCATATTTAATGAACATCACATTCGGTACGGCCAATTAGATCAGATCATCCATCAGTTAGCTAATGGGTTAAGGCGCGCTGGGGTACAAAAGGGCGATCGTGTGGCATTGTTGATGCCCAATTTACCTCATTTTGTGTTTAGTTATTATGCCATCATGCGCGGGGGTGCGATTGTTGTGCCTATCAATTATATGATGGAAGATAATGAATTTGAGGAGGCCTTGAAGGTTGTCGCGCCCCGGGCGATCATCTACTGGGCTGGTTTCAAAAAGCATTTAACGAGCTATCTCGCCAAAGCGGAGCCAAAGCCGATTCTGATTTCTCTGGGAGAGGCTCACGAATTCGCTGGTTTCAATTTATTGGAACTCATTGCTAGTTTCAATTCCGATTGGGAGGCGATTTCTCAAGAGCCGAGCGAAACCGCGATCATTCAATTTACTTCAGGGGTTACAGATCCGCCCAAAGGTGTAGAATTAAGCCACGAGAACTTGCTTGCCAGCGTCTCTGGGACGACGCAATTATTTCGATTCAATGAAAATGATGTCGTTGCAGCAGCTCTCCCGCTGTTTTTCATTTTCAGCCAGAACTTTCTGTTGAACAGTGCGCTCTCCCGAGGCTGCACAGTGGTTCTCCATCCCAAGATCGATTACGCTCAGATCGCCCAATCGATTGATGAGCACCATGTTTCGGTGCTGGCTGGTTCACCGCAATTTTACGATTTATTGCTCAAATCTGCCCCGGATTCAATGAGCGGCCGCTCGCTGAAATATTGCCTTTCATCGTGGCACCCACTTCCAGCGGAACTGGACGAACGATTTCAACAACGCTTTGGCGTCCCGTTGCTTAACTGTTATTCAATTACGGAAACCAGCGGCCTGGTAGCTGGGAATCATCCATCATTAGATCGCAAACCGGGTTCTTTGGGACTCCGACTGCCCGACATCGATATTCAAGTGCACGACGAATCAGGCGAACCACTAGATCCTAATCAAGTTGGCGAAATAGCCATCCAGGGGAAGGTGGTAATGAAAGGCTATTGGAACGCGGCTGAAAACAATCAATCAACTATTAAAAATGGCTGGTATTACACAGGGGACTTGGGGCAGCTCGATGAGCAAGGGAATATCTATTTGGTCTGCAAGAAGGCAGATGTGATCATCAAGAGTGGTTTTCCAATTTACACCACCGAAATTGAGCAATTGCTGCTCCAAAATCCAAAGGTAAAAGAAGCGGTCGTGCTGCCAATCCCTCATCCGAATCACAAAGAAGATGTACAGGCATTTATTGCATTGAAAGACAATGAGGTTGCGACAGCCGAAGAGATCATTGAATACTGTCGGAACCATATGCCAGTGTATAAATGTCCTACAATCGTTCGTTTTTTTCCAGTGCTTCCTCGCACCAAGATGGGACGGATTTTCAAGCGCAAATTGAGGGAGCTCTCGAACCATAGTCGGCATTAA